The following nucleotide sequence is from Atribacterota bacterium.
TTATCAATCATAGAAATTGCGAAGATTCTGGGTATGTCCCGGCAGCGGTGTTCGAGGCTTTTAAGGAAGGCGAAAGAGGAAGGGGTTGTCCAAATTGAAGTCATCGATCCTGCTCAAGAGGGTGTCCGGAATCTGGAAAAACAGATAGAGGGTAAATTTGGTCTTCGTAAGGCCCATGTGGTGAGTGTCTTCAGTCGGGACAGTGATTTAATTCGAAAAGCGGTAGGGGAAGCAGGGGCTCGCTTTTTCCTGAAAACGATAGCTCCGGGAAATAAAATTGGCGTTGCTTATGGTCGAACCCTGTATGAGCTCGTTCGCTATGTCCGACCATCCTTTATTCGAGAAGATTTGAATCTCAATGTAGTTCAGCTCATGGGGGGATTAAGTCGTATTTCTGCTAATGTGTTTGCCACCGAGATTCCCAAGCGTTTGGCTGAAGCTCTGAATGCTCAAGTGTACTACCTTCCTGCTCCCGCTTTCACCAAAGACCGGGTTACGCGCGATGCTATGTTAAAAGATGAGAACGTCCAGGCTACCTTGAAGGAGAAAATTGACTTGGCGCTGGTGGGTATTGGGAGTGTTTCTCCCGGTGCGATGCTGATCCAGACTGGGGCGATTACGGCTGATGAATACCAGGAGTTGCTTGCCAAGGGTGCAGTGGGTGATATCTGTGGAACGTTTTTCGATGTTTCAGGAAAAATTGTGGAATTCAGTGGCAATGAGCGTCGAATCGCCGTATCTCTGGATGATTTGCGCAATAAATGTCCTCTGGTAATCGGTGTTGCGGGTGGTTTAGAAAAAGCTGATGCCATTCTGGGAGCTTTGCAGGGTAAGTTCCTCCACGTGTTGATTGTGGATAGCCTGACGGCAGAGAAAATTCTGGGGGAGGTTTGAGTGGGTTATCGGGTCATGATTACTCTCTAACCGAAGGAGGTGATGTCAAGAGCGGAAATGGAATTGAAGTAGAAAGGAATACGTTGGATAGTTGTGGAAAATTGATTTTGGAAAATGGAAAAAATGATAGGAGGGATTTGAGGGCATGAAAAAGATGAGTGGGTTTGTGGTTGTTTTGATGCTCGTATTTTTGGTCTCTGTGGTTGGGGCTCAAGAAGATCCTCTGGCCTATTATCAGCAGGCGAAAGTCAACTGGAAGGCTTTTGAGGGAACGCAGTTAACGATTGGCTTGAATAAGCATCCGTTTACCGAGTCCTTAAGGCCGTTACTGCCTATTTTTGAACAGTTGACTGGTATTAAGGTTGCTTACGTGATTTTGCCGGAGGAGGAGTTTTTTGAAAAGCTCCTTATCGACCTTTCCAGTGGTGGTGGTATCTTTGATGTGTACATGACCTCACCTATGTTCGAGTGGCGATACCAGTATGCGGGATGGATTGAAGACCTGAATCCCTACTGGAATAACCCAGAACTCACGGATCAGGCCTGGTATAATCGTGACGATTTCTATGAGAAACCGTTGCGGGCCAATATGTGGGATGGAACGATTGCTGGAGGATTGGGACAGGGGCGGTGGAATGGTATTCCGGTAATGGTTGAATTCTTCTGCCAGGCTTATCGGAATGACTTACGAGAAAAATGGGGTCTCACTGTGCCCACCACCTATCCAGACCTCTTGGATACTCTGGCCAAAGCGGCTGAATTAGGAAAGCAGGAAAAACCTCAGGTGTACGGAGTCGCCAATCGTGGCATTAAAAGCTGGTCGACGGTGCATTCAGGGTACTTTACTGCTTTTAGCACCTACGGGCAGAAGGACCTCAATCCTGATTTAACGGCGGCGATCAACACTCCTCAAGCTAAAGAAATCACCAAGATCTGGGTTGATATTCTTCAGAAGGCTGGACCTCCGGGTTGGCCAAACTATACCTGGTATGATGCCAAACAAAACTTTGCTGCAGGGAGATTCTATGAAATCACAGATTGTGACTTCTTTGCGGCCACTTATGAGAATCCGGCTCAGTCGGTAGTAGCAGGCAAAACCGGATATGCATTGCCTCCAGCAGCGCCTGATGGAAACATTACTTCAAACATGTGGACCTGGTCCCTGGGAATGAGTTCGCTTTCTAAACACAAAGGGGCAGCATGGTTGTTCCTCTTGTGGGCTACTGCTCCACAGACCATGCTTGACGGGACTTTGAAGCACGATAACTTTAATCCAACCAGAAAATCGGTTTGGGAAAATCCAGCAGTGGTAGAGAAAACCATGAAATGGGGTACCAAACCTGGTGAATATCGAGAAATTGTGGATGCCATGTATGCAAAGTATGGTGACATCCGCTGGACTCCTAACCCCGATGTGACGGCGATTGGTGATATCTGGGCTGAAGCGCTCCATGAGGCGTATGAAGGGAAGAAAGCCGTGGATCAGGCCCTGGATGACGCAGCGGTGAAGATTAACGAGTTTATGGCGAAGTGGAAAAAATAGAGTTATACAGAGGGATGGTTCTGTGGGATGAGGGCAACCTCATCCCACAGAATGAGAAGAGAGAGGGGTGTCAATTTTGGCCAGTGGAATGGAGTTGCGTCAAAGTTTTTGGCGGAAAAATATTGCTTTGTTGCTTTTTCTTCCGGCTTTTCTTTTGACGGTAGGGATTCTCGCTCCTTTCGGTTATTCTGTGGTTATGTCTTTTACCAATTTCAATTTGACCACTGGAACTTCCAATTTTATCGGGATTAGCAATTATATAAAACTGGTTCGCGATCCGGAATTCTGGAACTCTCTCAAGGTTACGATTCTTTTTACCATCGGTGCGGTGCTTTTTGAAGTTGGCGTTGGTTTTATTGCGGCATATCTTTTGAATATCGGTTTATTGGGTCAGAAACTGTGGCGTACCCTTTTCCTCCTTCCGGTGATGTTACCACCTACGGTCGCAGCAATTATGTGGAAACTGATGATGGCCCCTATCCAGGGAGTGTTCAATTACCTTTTGCAACTTGTGGGACTTCCTGGTTCCGAATGGCTGGGAAGCTCAAGCACAGCTCTTTTATCTGTTATCCTCATTGATGCATATGTATTCATTCCCTTTGCTGGTATGATTTTCCTGGCAGGAGTCCAGAATTTGCCTAAGGAACCGTATGAGGCTGCAGCTGTGGATGGGGTTTCAAACTGGTTTACCTTCCGAAAGTTGACCATTCCTCTTTTGAAGCCGGTTATTATCATTGTGCTCCTCTTTAGGATTATGGATTGTCTCAAACATTTTGACATCATTTATGCAGCGACAAAAGGTGGTCCGGCCAGTGCTACAATGACTCTTTCAGTGCAGGCATACTATCACAGTTTTCGCTGGACGGCCATGGGATATTCTTTCGCACACCTCGTGGTGTTGTGGGCGATTGTTTATGCTTTGAGTTATTTCCTGGTGGGCCAATGGAAAAAGGCAGTTAGCGAAGTCCATGGATACTAATGCGGTGGAGGTTTGGGCGAATGAATAGTGAAAAGTTTTCTATAGTTCAGTTTGTGTCGCTTATTGGTCTTATTCTTTTGATGTTGTGGACCGCTTTTCCTCTTTATTGGGTATTCAATATGTCGATCCAA
It contains:
- a CDS encoding sugar-binding transcriptional regulator: MDGSTDKGLLAKIAKLYYLDDLSIIEIAKILGMSRQRCSRLLRKAKEEGVVQIEVIDPAQEGVRNLEKQIEGKFGLRKAHVVSVFSRDSDLIRKAVGEAGARFFLKTIAPGNKIGVAYGRTLYELVRYVRPSFIREDLNLNVVQLMGGLSRISANVFATEIPKRLAEALNAQVYYLPAPAFTKDRVTRDAMLKDENVQATLKEKIDLALVGIGSVSPGAMLIQTGAITADEYQELLAKGAVGDICGTFFDVSGKIVEFSGNERRIAVSLDDLRNKCPLVIGVAGGLEKADAILGALQGKFLHVLIVDSLTAEKILGEV
- a CDS encoding extracellular solute-binding protein; the encoded protein is MKKMSGFVVVLMLVFLVSVVGAQEDPLAYYQQAKVNWKAFEGTQLTIGLNKHPFTESLRPLLPIFEQLTGIKVAYVILPEEEFFEKLLIDLSSGGGIFDVYMTSPMFEWRYQYAGWIEDLNPYWNNPELTDQAWYNRDDFYEKPLRANMWDGTIAGGLGQGRWNGIPVMVEFFCQAYRNDLREKWGLTVPTTYPDLLDTLAKAAELGKQEKPQVYGVANRGIKSWSTVHSGYFTAFSTYGQKDLNPDLTAAINTPQAKEITKIWVDILQKAGPPGWPNYTWYDAKQNFAAGRFYEITDCDFFAATYENPAQSVVAGKTGYALPPAAPDGNITSNMWTWSLGMSSLSKHKGAAWLFLLWATAPQTMLDGTLKHDNFNPTRKSVWENPAVVEKTMKWGTKPGEYREIVDAMYAKYGDIRWTPNPDVTAIGDIWAEALHEAYEGKKAVDQALDDAAVKINEFMAKWKK
- a CDS encoding sugar ABC transporter permease, which translates into the protein MASGMELRQSFWRKNIALLLFLPAFLLTVGILAPFGYSVVMSFTNFNLTTGTSNFIGISNYIKLVRDPEFWNSLKVTILFTIGAVLFEVGVGFIAAYLLNIGLLGQKLWRTLFLLPVMLPPTVAAIMWKLMMAPIQGVFNYLLQLVGLPGSEWLGSSSTALLSVILIDAYVFIPFAGMIFLAGVQNLPKEPYEAAAVDGVSNWFTFRKLTIPLLKPVIIIVLLFRIMDCLKHFDIIYAATKGGPASATMTLSVQAYYHSFRWTAMGYSFAHLVVLWAIVYALSYFLVGQWKKAVSEVHGY